The proteins below come from a single Cetobacterium somerae ATCC BAA-474 genomic window:
- the secD gene encoding protein translocase subunit SecD, translating to MNFKGMTKLFFVLVILVCSWWLAVMKPTKLGLDLKGGVYVVLQAQPENGTELDDDAMNRLIEVLDRRINGLGVAESVVQRAGMDRVIIELPGITNSDDAVKMIGKTALLEFKIMNDDGSLGETLLTGGALKKAEVSYDNLGRPQIQFEMNIEGAKEFARITRENIGKRLAITLDGEVQTAPSINSEIPSGNGVITGSYTPDEAKKTATLLNAGALPVKAEIIETRIVGASLGDESIAQSKTAAMVAVGLIATFMLIMYRLPGFVADLALLSFGLVMFAMLNFIDATLTLPGIAGMILSAGMAVDANVIIFERIKDELKLGSTINGAIKLGFSKGIASIIDSNVTTLLTALVLFMFGTGTVKGFAVTLTIGTVASMLTAIFITKVLLTTTVDLFKIKRTEFFGVKRG from the coding sequence ATGAATTTTAAGGGGATGACAAAATTATTTTTTGTATTAGTTATACTAGTGTGTTCTTGGTGGTTAGCAGTTATGAAACCAACAAAACTAGGACTAGACTTAAAAGGTGGGGTTTATGTAGTTTTACAAGCTCAACCAGAAAATGGTACAGAGCTAGATGATGATGCTATGAACAGGCTGATAGAAGTTTTAGACAGAAGAATAAATGGTCTTGGAGTAGCAGAATCAGTTGTACAAAGAGCAGGAATGGATAGAGTTATTATAGAATTACCAGGAATTACAAACTCAGATGATGCAGTAAAGATGATTGGAAAAACAGCATTGTTAGAGTTTAAAATAATGAATGATGACGGTTCTTTAGGTGAAACACTATTAACAGGTGGAGCACTAAAAAAAGCAGAAGTTTCATACGATAATCTAGGAAGACCTCAAATTCAATTTGAAATGAATATAGAGGGGGCAAAAGAGTTTGCTAGAATAACTAGAGAAAATATTGGAAAAAGATTAGCTATAACACTTGATGGAGAAGTTCAAACAGCACCATCGATTAATAGTGAAATTCCAAGTGGAAATGGAGTTATAACAGGAAGTTACACTCCAGATGAAGCTAAAAAAACAGCAACATTATTAAATGCAGGAGCATTACCAGTTAAAGCTGAAATAATTGAAACGAGAATTGTTGGAGCATCTTTAGGAGATGAATCAATAGCTCAGAGTAAAACTGCAGCTATGGTAGCAGTTGGATTAATTGCAACATTTATGTTAATTATGTATAGACTACCTGGATTTGTAGCAGATTTAGCATTATTAAGTTTTGGACTTGTAATGTTTGCAATGCTGAACTTTATTGATGCAACATTAACATTGCCAGGAATAGCGGGTATGATATTATCTGCAGGTATGGCAGTTGATGCCAATGTAATCATCTTTGAAAGAATAAAAGATGAATTGAAATTAGGAAGCACAATTAATGGTGCAATAAAGCTTGGATTTAGTAAAGGAATAGCTTCGATTATAGATTCTAACGTTACGACATTATTAACAGCTTTAGTGTTATTTATGTTTGGAACAGGAACTGTAAAAGGATTTGCAGTAACTTTAACAATTGGAACTGTGGCGTCAATGCTTACAGCAATTTTCATAACAAAGGTTCTGTTAACAACAACAGTGGATTTATTTAAAATAAAAAGAACAGAGTTCTTCGGTGTGAAAAGGGGGTAA
- the ruvX gene encoding Holliday junction resolvase RuvX: MYKRYLSLDVGDVRIGVAKSDLMGMVATPLEVIDRRKTKAVKRIAELCRQENTKSIVIGIPKSLDGTEKRQAEKVREFMEKLNKSIEGLEFFEIDERLSTVSADRMLNETNLRGAKEKRKVVDKVAAAIILQTFLDMKK, encoded by the coding sequence ATGTATAAAAGATATCTTTCTTTAGATGTAGGAGATGTAAGAATAGGAGTGGCAAAATCGGATTTAATGGGAATGGTTGCCACTCCCTTAGAAGTAATTGATAGAAGAAAGACTAAAGCTGTAAAAAGAATTGCTGAGCTGTGTAGACAAGAAAATACTAAATCGATAGTTATAGGAATACCTAAAAGTTTAGATGGAACAGAAAAACGTCAAGCAGAAAAAGTAAGAGAATTTATGGAGAAACTAAATAAGTCTATTGAAGGATTAGAGTTTTTTGAGATAGACGAAAGACTTTCCACTGTTTCAGCAGATAGAATGTTAAACGAAACAAATCTAAGGGGAGCCAAAGAAAAAAGAAAAGTAGTTGATAAGGTAGCAGCAGCTATTATACTACAGACTTTCTTAGACATGAAAAAATAA